The following coding sequences lie in one Thermosulfuriphilus ammonigenes genomic window:
- a CDS encoding D-alanine--D-alanine ligase family protein has product MKKTRLALLAGGISPEREVSLRGADSVYQAIDKDRYEVRRYDPATDLPHLVAEARELDCALIILHGRGGEDGTIQGMLELLGIPYQGAGVLGSALAMDKALAKEIYSLAGLTTPKARKLRRGAPLNLDNLAFPVVVKPATQGSSIGLEIVKKREELPQALKTAFSLDDTLVLEEFIPGRELTCAILDETPLPVIEIIPGEDYPFFNYEAKYLPGATKEICPAPIPEEIKLKVQEAALRAHRALRLRHVSRSDFIWGEDGEIYILETNTIPGMTETSLLPLAAKVAGLDFPALIEKLISMALRDGTPP; this is encoded by the coding sequence TTGAAAAAGACTAGATTGGCCCTTCTTGCCGGAGGAATATCCCCCGAAAGGGAGGTCTCCCTCAGAGGGGCGGATTCAGTCTATCAGGCCATTGACAAAGACCGCTACGAGGTCCGCCGCTATGACCCGGCCACCGACCTTCCCCATTTGGTAGCCGAGGCCAGAGAGCTTGACTGTGCCCTGATCATTCTCCATGGCCGGGGAGGAGAAGACGGCACCATCCAGGGAATGCTTGAGCTCCTCGGAATACCTTACCAGGGAGCCGGCGTGCTGGGTAGCGCTTTGGCCATGGACAAGGCCTTAGCCAAAGAAATATACTCTCTAGCCGGTCTCACCACTCCTAAAGCCCGGAAACTCCGACGTGGTGCCCCCTTAAACCTGGATAACCTGGCATTTCCGGTGGTGGTTAAACCAGCTACCCAGGGCTCAAGTATCGGTCTGGAGATAGTCAAAAAGAGAGAAGAGCTCCCTCAAGCCCTCAAAACAGCTTTCTCCCTGGATGACACCCTTGTCCTTGAAGAATTTATCCCCGGGCGGGAGCTTACCTGCGCCATTCTGGATGAAACCCCCTTGCCAGTAATAGAAATAATCCCGGGAGAAGACTATCCGTTTTTTAATTATGAGGCCAAATATCTCCCTGGAGCCACGAAAGAAATCTGTCCGGCCCCAATTCCAGAAGAAATCAAGCTCAAAGTCCAGGAGGCCGCCCTCAGGGCCCATCGGGCCCTGAGACTCCGCCACGTAAGTCGAAGTGATTTTATCTGGGGAGAAGATGGAGAGATCTATATCCTGGAGACTAACACTATACCGGGGATGACCGAAACCAGCCTTTTACCCTTGGCAGCGAAGGTAGCCGGTCTTGATTTTCCAGCCCTGATAGAAAAACTCATCTCTATGGCCCTAAGAGACGGGACTCCCCCTTGA
- a CDS encoding HD domain-containing protein produces MKIPSWQQARELLDRFGVPEHIRAHCEKVARVALFLGEALNRSGESLRLDLLAAAGLLHDLTKHESLVTGENHAFTAANRLYELGYPEVAAIVKEHIFLKPRPPSSPIDEAEVIYYADKRVMHDRIVSLKERFADLLARYGKTEESRQRIKVQEEASLKLERRIFSRLPFGPEEVAKLEKD; encoded by the coding sequence ATGAAAATACCCAGTTGGCAACAGGCTCGAGAGCTCCTGGATCGTTTTGGAGTCCCCGAACACATCAGGGCCCACTGCGAAAAAGTGGCCAGGGTGGCCCTCTTTCTGGGAGAGGCCTTAAACCGGTCTGGAGAGTCTCTGAGACTCGATCTCCTTGCTGCCGCTGGTCTCCTTCATGATCTGACCAAACATGAAAGCCTTGTCACCGGAGAAAATCATGCCTTCACCGCGGCCAACAGGCTCTATGAATTGGGTTATCCAGAGGTTGCCGCCATAGTCAAAGAACACATTTTTCTTAAACCCCGACCACCGTCATCCCCCATTGATGAGGCCGAGGTCATTTATTACGCTGACAAAAGGGTTATGCATGACCGAATTGTTTCCTTAAAGGAGAGGTTTGCCGATCTTCTTGCCCGATATGGAAAAACAGAAGAAAGCCGTCAAAGAATAAAAGTCCAAGAGGAGGCCAGCTTGAAACTGGAAAGAAGAATCTTCTCCCGCCTCCCCTTTGGCCCCGAGGAGGTCGCCAAGCTTGAAAAAGACTAG
- the dnaA gene encoding chromosomal replication initiator protein DnaA: protein MVRGEEIKERLKNVISESGYRLWIEPLTIEAQGEGAVRFICPNRFMANWIAENYQEQIKKVVKELGGQDLLFQVREEEAEEKQLFLPYEPARLLGRRLCDRYTFDEFVVGDSNYYAYSACYSLAQGDPNSKILYLFSKTGLGKSHLSQAIGHHVLREKRDLRVCYLTAQDFTNQMVRAIKTNTIDRFKERFRQGCDILMLEEVHFLTGKDYTQAELALTLDYLFDDNKAVVFTSTAPPREIPKIQESLRSRLSAGLITSINPPDYQTRVKIIERKARRQKTVLSEEVIHYLATSLTGDIRQIEGAIVGLLTRASLLKHPVDLDLAREVVRELVGDRRDVTKEKIIELVCRYFQVSRDELRSPSRRRSVSYPRQMAMYLCRKFTGETLEAIGRMFNRDHATVVHALNTISRRSSKEAKTRYQLEYLCQQIEDLIGETGASGVAAQTD from the coding sequence ATGGTGCGAGGTGAGGAGATCAAAGAACGTCTCAAAAACGTCATTTCGGAAAGTGGCTATCGTCTCTGGATTGAACCCCTGACCATAGAGGCCCAGGGCGAAGGGGCCGTACGGTTTATTTGTCCTAATCGCTTTATGGCCAACTGGATTGCCGAAAACTACCAGGAGCAGATTAAAAAAGTGGTTAAGGAGCTGGGTGGCCAAGACCTCCTGTTTCAGGTGCGGGAAGAAGAGGCCGAGGAAAAACAGCTTTTTCTTCCCTATGAACCGGCTCGTCTTCTGGGACGCCGCCTCTGCGATCGCTACACCTTTGACGAATTTGTGGTTGGAGATTCCAACTACTATGCCTATTCCGCCTGCTACTCTCTGGCCCAGGGGGATCCGAATTCAAAGATCCTTTATCTCTTTTCTAAAACCGGTCTGGGGAAAAGCCATCTTTCCCAGGCCATTGGACACCATGTCCTTCGGGAAAAGAGGGATTTAAGAGTTTGTTATCTTACTGCCCAGGATTTTACCAACCAGATGGTCCGAGCCATAAAGACCAATACCATCGATCGCTTTAAAGAGAGATTCCGGCAGGGCTGTGATATCCTTATGCTTGAGGAAGTTCACTTTCTTACCGGGAAGGACTATACCCAGGCCGAACTGGCCCTGACCCTTGACTATCTCTTTGATGATAACAAGGCCGTTGTTTTTACCAGTACCGCTCCCCCCCGGGAGATCCCCAAGATCCAGGAGTCGTTGCGTTCTCGGCTCTCAGCGGGCCTGATTACCTCCATAAACCCTCCGGATTATCAGACCAGGGTCAAAATTATTGAAAGGAAGGCCCGACGACAGAAAACCGTTCTTTCCGAAGAGGTGATCCACTACCTGGCCACCAGTCTCACCGGAGATATTCGCCAGATTGAGGGGGCGATTGTCGGTCTTCTTACCAGAGCCAGCCTTTTAAAGCATCCGGTGGACCTAGATCTGGCCCGGGAGGTGGTCCGGGAGCTGGTGGGAGACCGCCGGGACGTGACCAAAGAAAAGATCATCGAGCTTGTCTGTCGCTATTTTCAGGTCAGCCGGGACGAACTCCGGAGTCCTTCCCGGAGAAGGTCGGTAAGTTATCCCCGACAGATGGCCATGTATCTCTGTCGCAAGTTTACCGGGGAGACTCTGGAGGCCATTGGCCGGATGTTTAATCGGGATCACGCCACGGTAGTTCATGCCTTAAATACCATCTCTCGTCGTTCTTCTAAGGAGGCCAAAACCAGGTACCAACTTGAATACCTTTGCCAGCAGATAGAAGATCTCATTGGCGAAACTGGTGCTTCAGGTGTCGCTGCCCAGACGGATTAA